In Lacibacter sp. H375, one DNA window encodes the following:
- a CDS encoding CHAT domain-containing protein, protein MQKATWIEVYQPKDQLHAYLEKLYDLTDEQPFYFSNKADSLEQSLWRKPTSKEEQTAYLDFVLNIGYHLLQQGQIQASTRWYEKGLNYQQLQKVVYEAEEFIIKPLGNNYVRLGDYDKAVALQQSAIEQASAEQKLNLLPSLYSNQAITYYWLGNYDATQTSCNKGLQFITKQPTVAGLLYNVKADAFYAAAKMDSAGFYNQKALQFFRSADAVDADASWMVSALQLSAKILYDQKQWNKALQKLQNAERILEQTYSDSRQRDKAKLKAEKGNLFIQLQQSDSSIQNLKDGLQYFKISSSGYFPDHTVTTLYAGLAKTFATQQPDSAGYYYLLAVANDYYCNQLITTSSNALQSSNSNTMSEEAIVFFEERYSQTGKQESAQQLLWLIELSKGRKLLNEQSRSRQWQTDSTSLLQQQLFAELRNDYLLLAETNDAAKKTLISERIRKQELQLGLQENRFAQLLEQPSLQQFQQKLKEVTAKADFISYSIVNNQVYLLHATHGTINCKRLPAAVKQQTDLLLQTYFSPSSSAYNNNPAAYFQSANELRKQVLPVELKTKSLVISADAWLHHLPFEALSTDNKEQFLAEQTAVSYVYSFLQYVQEIKQSAQKLPFTVYTFSQPQNGFAALPNSLVEANQLNKQFKANLYEATATDANVFVASMQSSTVLHIASHAVADSTRQPYLLLQEKFYLGQLQYITTASPLVVLTACETAAGSLQGGEGVASIGRAFISKGVKGVVASRWKVDDAVAPVFIQSFYSSLEKQHSPVTALYEARKLYFQNTNNPAQKNPLLWSGFSYLGIDQQIELQTSSFNWYWVLLILFIPIGFYFLRKSKR, encoded by the coding sequence TTGCAAAAAGCAACATGGATAGAAGTTTATCAGCCTAAAGATCAATTGCATGCTTACCTGGAGAAGTTGTATGATCTTACTGATGAGCAACCTTTCTATTTTTCCAACAAAGCCGATTCGTTAGAACAAAGCTTGTGGCGAAAGCCAACATCAAAAGAAGAGCAAACAGCTTATCTCGACTTTGTACTCAACATCGGTTATCATTTATTACAGCAGGGACAGATACAAGCCAGCACACGTTGGTATGAAAAAGGGTTGAACTATCAGCAACTACAGAAAGTTGTTTATGAAGCTGAAGAGTTTATTATAAAACCACTCGGAAATAATTATGTGCGGTTGGGTGATTATGATAAGGCAGTGGCATTGCAGCAATCAGCGATAGAACAGGCAAGTGCTGAACAGAAATTGAATTTGCTTCCGTCGCTTTACAGTAACCAGGCCATTACGTATTACTGGTTGGGGAACTATGATGCAACCCAAACAAGCTGCAACAAAGGTTTGCAGTTTATAACGAAGCAGCCAACTGTTGCCGGTTTGCTGTACAATGTAAAAGCCGATGCGTTTTATGCAGCAGCAAAAATGGATAGTGCTGGTTTCTATAACCAGAAAGCATTGCAATTCTTTCGCTCTGCCGATGCGGTTGATGCAGATGCTTCGTGGATGGTGAGCGCCTTGCAGCTCTCTGCTAAAATTTTGTACGATCAAAAGCAATGGAACAAAGCCTTACAGAAATTACAGAACGCAGAAAGGATACTCGAACAGACCTACTCCGACAGCAGGCAGCGTGATAAAGCAAAACTGAAAGCAGAAAAGGGTAATCTGTTCATTCAGTTACAACAAAGTGATAGCAGTATTCAAAATCTTAAAGACGGCCTGCAGTATTTCAAGATCAGCAGCAGTGGTTATTTCCCCGATCATACCGTTACAACATTATATGCAGGTTTGGCGAAAACATTTGCAACACAACAGCCAGACAGTGCAGGATATTACTATCTGCTTGCAGTTGCCAATGATTATTATTGCAACCAGTTGATCACAACTTCTTCAAATGCTTTGCAAAGCAGCAACAGTAATACCATGAGCGAAGAAGCTATTGTATTTTTCGAAGAGCGATACAGTCAAACAGGGAAACAGGAATCAGCTCAACAGTTACTTTGGCTTATTGAATTATCAAAGGGCCGTAAACTATTGAATGAACAAAGCCGAAGCAGACAATGGCAAACTGACAGCACCTCTTTATTGCAACAGCAGTTATTTGCTGAGCTGCGAAACGATTATCTCTTATTAGCTGAAACAAATGATGCTGCAAAGAAGACACTCATCAGCGAACGAATCCGCAAACAGGAACTTCAACTCGGCTTGCAGGAAAACCGTTTTGCTCAATTGCTGGAGCAGCCTTCGCTGCAACAGTTTCAGCAGAAGTTAAAGGAAGTAACGGCAAAGGCCGATTTTATCAGCTATAGTATCGTCAATAATCAGGTTTATTTATTGCATGCAACACATGGAACTATTAATTGTAAACGTCTGCCTGCTGCTGTAAAACAACAAACAGATTTATTGCTCCAAACTTACTTCTCTCCATCATCATCAGCTTACAATAATAACCCGGCCGCTTATTTTCAATCAGCAAATGAACTGCGAAAGCAAGTACTTCCTGTTGAACTAAAAACTAAATCACTCGTCATTTCTGCTGATGCCTGGTTGCATCATCTTCCCTTTGAAGCGTTGAGTACGGATAACAAAGAGCAGTTTCTTGCTGAACAAACTGCAGTAAGTTATGTGTACTCGTTTCTGCAATATGTGCAGGAAATAAAACAGTCAGCCCAAAAATTACCATTCACTGTTTATACATTTAGTCAACCACAGAATGGATTCGCAGCGTTGCCTAATTCACTTGTTGAAGCAAATCAGCTGAATAAACAATTCAAAGCAAACTTGTACGAGGCAACAGCAACCGATGCCAATGTGTTTGTTGCATCCATGCAATCATCTACTGTTTTACATATTGCATCACATGCGGTTGCCGACAGTACACGGCAACCTTATCTTTTATTGCAAGAGAAATTTTATCTAGGTCAACTACAATACATTACTACAGCATCCCCTTTGGTGGTACTAACCGCCTGCGAAACAGCCGCCGGTTCCTTACAGGGTGGAGAAGGTGTTGCAAGTATCGGACGAGCTTTTATCAGCAAAGGCGTGAAAGGAGTAGTTGCCAGCAGATGGAAAGTGGACGATGCTGTTGCTCCGGTCTTTATACAATCGTTTTATTCTTCTTTGGAAAAACAACATTCACCTGTAACTGCTTTGTATGAAGCCAGAAAATTATACTTCCAAAACACAAACAATCCTGCACAAAAAAATCCATTGCTTTGGAGCGGCTTCAGTTATTTAGGAATTGATCAGCAGATCGAATTACAAACATCTTCTTTCAATTGGTATTGGGTATTGCTCATTCTTTTTATACCGATTGGATTTTATTTCCTGCGTAAGTCCAAGCGTTAA
- the dinB gene encoding DNA polymerase IV — protein MSHKRIIAHFDLDTFFVSVERLNDPSLIGKPVIVGGTKERGVVSTCSYETRAFGVHSGMPMAQAMKLCPHAIVMQGTRGDYSRYSRWVTDIIAAKAPLFQKASIDEFYIDLTGMDRFFDPVKWTVDLRQEIIDATQLPISFAMASNKLVAKIGTDLAKPNNYIVIEHGKEKEFLAPLRVNKIPGIGEKAYHTLLDLGIETIGDLQNVNPVMLEQQLGKHGRDLWMRSQGISSSEVNAYHESKSISSENTFHENRSDIAFLEEEIVRLTEKIAHELRQENKMAGCVSVKIRYPNFETQQRQASIPYTFYDDELIYNAKQLFHQLYKKGQPVRLLGVKLSELTDEASQTNLFQDVQKKNELYKAIDNVKERFGKALLTKGRNAKRKEEDNELPDVS, from the coding sequence TTGTCACATAAGCGTATTATAGCCCACTTTGATCTTGATACATTCTTCGTATCTGTTGAGCGGTTGAACGATCCTTCACTCATTGGCAAACCTGTGATCGTTGGTGGCACAAAAGAAAGAGGTGTGGTGAGTACCTGCAGTTATGAAACACGTGCATTTGGTGTGCATAGCGGCATGCCAATGGCACAGGCGATGAAACTTTGTCCACATGCAATTGTAATGCAGGGAACACGTGGCGATTACAGTCGTTATTCAAGATGGGTCACCGATATTATCGCAGCAAAAGCACCGCTGTTTCAAAAAGCATCGATCGATGAATTTTATATTGATCTGACTGGAATGGATCGCTTTTTTGATCCGGTGAAATGGACGGTTGATTTACGCCAGGAAATCATTGATGCCACACAGCTGCCAATTTCATTTGCAATGGCGTCGAATAAACTGGTTGCTAAAATTGGTACCGATTTAGCAAAACCCAACAACTATATTGTTATTGAACATGGAAAGGAAAAAGAGTTTCTTGCTCCGTTACGTGTAAACAAAATTCCGGGAATAGGAGAGAAGGCTTATCATACTTTACTTGATCTGGGTATTGAAACGATCGGTGATCTGCAAAATGTAAATCCAGTTATGTTGGAGCAACAATTGGGTAAGCATGGACGGGATCTGTGGATGCGATCACAAGGCATCAGCAGCAGCGAAGTAAATGCTTATCATGAATCAAAATCAATTTCAAGCGAGAATACATTTCACGAAAACCGCAGCGATATTGCTTTTCTGGAAGAAGAGATCGTTCGCTTAACAGAAAAAATTGCACATGAACTCCGGCAGGAAAACAAAATGGCGGGTTGCGTATCGGTAAAGATCCGTTACCCAAATTTTGAAACGCAACAGCGACAGGCATCTATCCCCTATACATTTTATGATGATGAACTTATTTACAATGCGAAACAATTATTTCATCAACTGTATAAAAAAGGCCAGCCGGTTCGTTTGCTCGGCGTTAAGTTGAGTGAATTAACCGATGAAGCTTCACAAACAAATCTCTTCCAGGATGTGCAGAAGAAGAACGAACTGTACAAGGCCATCGATAACGTGAAAGAACGTTTTGGTAAAGCATTACTCACAAAAGGCCGAAATGCAAAGCGAAAAGAGGAAGACAATGAATTGCCCGATGTTTCCTAA
- a CDS encoding peroxiredoxin gives MSLRLGDVAPNFQAKTSIGDIDFYEYLGDGWGVLFSHPADYTPVCTTELGKTALLKHEFEKRNVKVLALSVDGVANHKGWISDINETQNTSVEFPIIADEDRKVATLYDMIHPNASETATVRSLFIIGPDKKVKLFITYPASTGRNFHEVLRVIDSLQLTANYSVATPADWKEGEDVIVALSVSTEAAVEKFPKGVKIVKPYLRYTPQPNK, from the coding sequence ATGAGTTTACGTTTAGGTGATGTAGCGCCAAATTTCCAAGCCAAAACAAGCATTGGTGATATTGATTTTTATGAATACCTCGGTGACGGTTGGGGTGTCTTGTTTTCGCATCCTGCCGATTATACGCCGGTATGTACAACTGAGCTCGGTAAAACAGCTTTATTAAAACATGAGTTTGAAAAGCGTAATGTAAAAGTGCTGGCGCTAAGTGTGGATGGTGTTGCAAACCACAAAGGCTGGATCAGCGATATCAATGAAACGCAAAATACAAGTGTTGAGTTCCCCATAATTGCAGATGAAGACAGAAAGGTGGCAACTCTTTATGATATGATCCATCCCAATGCATCTGAAACAGCAACAGTACGTTCTTTGTTTATAATCGGCCCTGATAAAAAAGTAAAATTATTTATTACTTACCCTGCATCAACTGGTCGTAATTTTCATGAAGTATTACGTGTGATCGATTCACTTCAATTAACAGCTAATTACAGTGTGGCTACTCCTGCTGATTGGAAAGAAGGAGAAGATGTAATTGTGGCGCTCTCAGTTAGTACTGAAGCAGCAGTTGAGAAATTTCCAAAAGGCGTAAAAATTGTGAAACCTTATTTACGATATACTCCGCAACCCAATAAGTGA
- a CDS encoding RluA family pseudouridine synthase, protein MKNKLEIIAETEHWIALNKPSGLLSIPDRKQTEPSLKDWLNEKYGKVWIVHRLDKFTSGLIVFAKDEETHKLLSKQFEDRTVEKFYLGLVHGTLANKDGSVDAPIMEHPAKNATYITHAKGRASLTDYKVLEEHGLYSWMQFQIHTGRTHQIRVHMKHIGHPIVCDEVYGTATPILLSSMKRKKFKLAKSEEEERPLLNRLALHAWKLTFTDVDGKKVELEATLSKDLRALLQQFEKWIK, encoded by the coding sequence ATGAAGAATAAACTCGAAATTATTGCCGAAACGGAACACTGGATCGCACTCAACAAGCCATCTGGTTTATTATCTATTCCTGACCGTAAACAAACCGAACCATCTTTAAAAGATTGGTTGAATGAAAAGTATGGCAAGGTGTGGATCGTTCATCGTTTAGATAAATTCACAAGCGGTCTTATTGTATTTGCAAAAGATGAAGAAACACACAAGCTGCTATCAAAACAGTTTGAAGACCGGACAGTAGAGAAATTTTATCTCGGTCTTGTACACGGCACCTTGGCGAATAAAGATGGAAGTGTTGATGCACCGATCATGGAGCACCCTGCAAAAAATGCAACTTATATTACACATGCAAAAGGAAGAGCTTCTTTAACTGATTACAAAGTGCTGGAAGAACATGGGCTTTATTCGTGGATGCAATTCCAGATACATACAGGACGTACGCATCAGATACGTGTGCACATGAAACATATTGGTCATCCAATAGTTTGCGATGAAGTATATGGTACTGCCACCCCCATTCTTCTCTCATCCATGAAGCGAAAAAAATTCAAACTTGCAAAATCAGAAGAGGAAGAACGGCCATTACTTAACCGTTTGGCACTGCATGCATGGAAGCTTACATTCACTGATGTTGATGGTAAAAAGGTTGAATTGGAAGCAACCTTATCAAAAGATCTGAGGGCATTGCTGCAACAGTTTGAAAAATGGATCAAATAA
- a CDS encoding pseudouridine synthase produces the protein MTKKSFGNFQSQKTNAQKKEEFRQEKKKARADKNEYFAKKKAEERSLRPQATRPTKKGDAYVAKAQTPAEPITFKRENTNGEMPLNKYLAHCGVCSRREAAEVIKTGTVLVNGKAITEPGHKVTDKDEVKVNGKKISIQKELVYILLNKPKDYITTSEDPQGRRTIMDLMRGVSTNRIYPVGRLDRNTTGVLLLTNDGELTQKLSHPSFQVKKVYEVTLDKPLEKKDFEKLLNGVTLEDGFIAPDALGYADPKNKKIVGIEIHSGRNRIVRRMFESLGYDVKGLDRVLFANLTKKNVDRGKWRYLNEKEVRLLKFLNKSFVKKKEETKGKNRDEE, from the coding sequence ATGACAAAAAAGAGTTTTGGCAATTTTCAAAGCCAAAAAACAAACGCTCAAAAGAAAGAAGAATTCCGCCAGGAAAAGAAAAAGGCAAGAGCCGATAAGAACGAATACTTCGCCAAAAAGAAAGCAGAAGAAAGAAGTTTAAGACCACAAGCTACCAGACCGACGAAAAAGGGCGATGCTTATGTAGCTAAAGCGCAAACACCTGCTGAACCCATTACTTTCAAACGTGAAAATACAAATGGCGAAATGCCATTGAATAAATACTTGGCACATTGCGGCGTATGCAGTCGCAGAGAAGCTGCTGAAGTAATTAAAACCGGAACTGTATTGGTAAACGGTAAAGCAATTACAGAGCCGGGACATAAAGTAACCGACAAAGACGAAGTAAAAGTAAACGGCAAAAAGATCAGCATACAGAAAGAACTGGTGTACATCCTGCTAAACAAACCAAAAGATTATATCACTACTTCAGAAGATCCGCAGGGAAGAAGAACCATTATGGATCTGATGAGAGGCGTATCAACCAATCGTATTTATCCTGTTGGTCGTTTAGACAGAAACACAACCGGTGTTTTGTTGTTGACGAATGATGGCGAACTCACACAAAAATTATCGCACCCCAGTTTCCAGGTAAAGAAAGTGTATGAAGTAACACTCGATAAACCTTTGGAGAAAAAAGATTTCGAAAAACTACTGAACGGTGTTACACTAGAAGATGGTTTTATTGCACCTGATGCATTAGGTTATGCTGATCCTAAAAATAAAAAGATCGTTGGTATAGAAATTCATAGTGGGCGTAACCGCATTGTGCGCCGTATGTTTGAATCGCTTGGTTATGATGTGAAAGGCTTGGATCGTGTACTCTTTGCCAACCTCACCAAGAAAAATGTTGATCGTGGCAAATGGCGTTACCTCAACGAAAAAGAAGTTCGTCTCTTGAAATTCCTCAACAAGTCGTTTGTAAAAAAGAAAGAAGAAACCAAAGGCAAGAACAGAGATGAAGAATAA
- a CDS encoding 6-bladed beta-propeller, with protein MRNFFFALFLLMTYVAGGQSPQTLYFDPASTIGAPASRIFESITYIPLETTKQSLFGQISRLVVTPQYFIIFDYDTQGLYFFDKSGKFIKKYKDDKYLIGSMQFFEKENALYILQSNKNFKPTQQFVDELVRNPFSQSNRKYARAVLYDLSDITKEQIKEIPEFTIYMANPYCLAPKQWAYSIILEDKDAKDSVDYELKVSDGNKAIRAYFPYAKRNSSYLSDVQNIDFFSTSNSNTLLFSRPYIYTIYQLTADSITPLYNFVLPFENTIPKSFFSKQFSSRNELREYKQMNPSYVWEINGLVPFNNYLFFSLDYQKRDRRFLFERNGNRFYNVNRITPDSSNAFLPIMGWNIQYYDNTALYSSISSDAMFRSKETEQNKKPVYSELVKTYFDKSKSSANPVIIILKPLTKTK; from the coding sequence ATGAGAAATTTTTTCTTTGCCCTTTTTTTGTTGATGACCTATGTAGCCGGCGGGCAATCTCCCCAAACTCTTTATTTCGATCCTGCTTCAACTATTGGCGCACCTGCATCAAGAATTTTTGAAAGCATTACCTACATTCCTCTTGAAACAACAAAACAAAGCTTGTTTGGACAAATCAGCCGCTTAGTAGTAACGCCGCAGTATTTTATTATTTTCGATTACGATACCCAGGGCCTTTATTTTTTCGATAAGTCAGGAAAATTTATAAAAAAATACAAAGACGACAAGTATCTTATTGGTAGTATGCAGTTTTTTGAAAAAGAGAATGCGCTCTACATCCTGCAGTCAAACAAAAACTTTAAACCAACACAGCAATTTGTAGATGAACTCGTTCGTAACCCCTTTTCACAGAGTAATAGAAAATATGCAAGGGCTGTTTTATATGATCTTTCTGATATTACAAAAGAGCAGATAAAGGAAATACCTGAGTTTACAATTTACATGGCTAACCCTTATTGCTTGGCCCCCAAACAGTGGGCTTACAGTATTATTTTGGAAGATAAAGATGCAAAAGATTCTGTTGATTATGAACTGAAAGTATCTGATGGAAATAAAGCCATCCGAGCTTATTTTCCCTACGCTAAGCGGAATTCATCTTACTTGTCTGACGTACAGAATATTGATTTTTTTTCAACAAGTAATTCAAACACTTTACTCTTTAGCCGGCCGTATATTTATACCATTTACCAATTAACAGCAGATAGTATTACACCTCTTTATAATTTTGTACTTCCTTTTGAAAACACAATACCTAAATCTTTTTTCAGCAAACAGTTTAGCTCAAGAAACGAATTGCGGGAATACAAACAAATGAACCCAAGCTATGTCTGGGAAATAAATGGATTGGTTCCATTCAATAATTACTTATTCTTCTCTCTCGATTATCAAAAACGTGATCGCAGGTTTTTGTTTGAAAGAAATGGCAACCGGTTTTATAATGTCAACAGAATAACACCCGACAGCAGCAATGCTTTCCTGCCAATCATGGGTTGGAACATCCAGTATTATGACAACACAGCGTTGTACAGCAGTATATCTTCCGATGCCATGTTCCGTTCTAAAGAAACAGAACAAAATAAAAAGCCTGTCTATTCTGAATTAGTGAAAACGTATTTCGATAAGAGTAAATCCTCAGCAAACCCCGTTATCATCATCTTGAAACCATTGACAAAAACCAAATGA
- a CDS encoding outer membrane beta-barrel protein produces MKLITILLLLLPCIILSQEKTVGPAGTVTGLVKDSANDYALESVTVLVYKKSDSTLLNYQLTNTSGEFTFDKLPLNVSLLISLTSSGYKSFSKTIKLDSANSSYSFGTIQLGTNFKSLDEVVVQAVLPIRMNGDTLEINPAAFKLDSNAVVEDMLRKVPGVTLWGDGTVTVNGKKVTNVYVDGKPFFGNDPAIATQNLPKNAIEKIQVYTEEDRTKTAAERTASDSLLTMNIKLKADKKNGYFGKGGVGIGTDNRFEGDLGLQAYNKKTRLGIGAAINNINKGVEDLQSLLGETTYRSFNPRNRYVANFGGQGINKIYFFGANLQHSFIETTNNQRTNELSLDLTGRGNVNNVSSSSTGVSTTGAGALYTSSTRKSTQDNDTKSIGLNYNKRDRDKDLGVRVSMSETKGFGNSSSTSQSERDSVGIVSENVESSQSQTTNRNINLSGNFQNKDSDERNLKSFSLRINSGYSENQSIRNTLTDFDSYENPVRNTSLNRLYNSNSNNWNGGVNFTYNALKRLLFGSNNLWNINVRVTNNFQVSKSDVTYNVSDFDSTGKVYVINNKITNLHHNNRISEEPALNLSKAFTKNLSNRYFRSITFSTNLGGQLLWEKDRSNFSNRNLNRDFAFFTPNSNIAYFYQKTNGYNVNFNVNYSKNFAIPGLDQLYPIIDSTNRYYFNYGGAFLKPSATNSVGFNFNYNRGNNRNKKADINFNLSGNIGRVKNAIVDSSNIYNDGSRDVYLINLDGRKTWSLFGNVNTSIKLKKNVLQFTYSGSVFNSQSPNYIDKIFSVSRTQNINNSLRVYFAVADIINFSLSQGVNMSNSKQTGGKLQSFNNKNYVTSASMNLQYPKDLTLSSTFNYVRNEASKQTSMLWNAFISYRLLKSKQIEAKFSAMDILRQNNNIFINAGSNGINTTVTNGLEQFYMLTISYFPRKFGVGQGGGGRRGPGGGNGPGVRMGGRQ; encoded by the coding sequence ATGAAATTAATTACCATTCTACTGCTCCTTCTCCCATGCATTATTTTGTCGCAAGAGAAAACAGTAGGCCCTGCTGGTACTGTTACCGGACTTGTAAAAGATTCAGCAAACGATTATGCACTGGAGTCTGTAACTGTACTTGTATACAAAAAAAGTGATTCTACCTTATTAAACTATCAACTCACAAACACATCCGGCGAGTTTACTTTTGATAAGCTGCCTTTGAATGTTTCATTGTTGATCAGTCTTACATCATCAGGATACAAATCGTTTTCAAAAACCATCAAGCTCGACAGTGCCAATTCATCTTACAGCTTTGGCACCATACAACTCGGCACTAACTTTAAGAGTCTGGATGAAGTGGTGGTTCAAGCCGTATTGCCTATTCGTATGAATGGCGATACGTTAGAAATAAACCCTGCAGCATTCAAGCTCGATTCAAATGCAGTGGTTGAAGATATGTTGCGCAAAGTACCCGGTGTTACTCTTTGGGGAGATGGTACTGTTACTGTTAATGGCAAAAAAGTAACCAATGTGTATGTTGATGGGAAACCTTTCTTTGGTAATGATCCTGCTATTGCAACTCAGAACTTACCAAAGAATGCAATTGAAAAAATACAGGTGTACACGGAAGAAGACCGTACAAAAACTGCAGCTGAACGAACTGCTTCTGATTCATTGCTTACGATGAATATTAAACTGAAAGCCGATAAAAAGAACGGCTACTTTGGTAAAGGTGGTGTTGGTATTGGAACTGACAATCGCTTTGAAGGTGATCTCGGTTTACAGGCTTACAATAAAAAAACAAGACTAGGTATTGGTGCGGCCATCAACAATATTAATAAAGGTGTTGAGGATTTGCAATCGTTGCTGGGCGAAACAACTTACAGAAGTTTTAACCCACGCAACCGGTATGTGGCCAATTTCGGCGGACAAGGCATTAACAAAATATACTTCTTTGGTGCTAACCTGCAGCATAGCTTTATTGAAACAACAAACAACCAACGTACAAACGAGTTATCACTTGACTTAACCGGTCGTGGTAATGTGAACAATGTAAGTTCCAGTTCAACGGGCGTTTCAACAACCGGTGCCGGCGCTTTGTATACATCATCAACACGAAAGTCAACACAGGATAACGATACAAAAAGCATAGGGCTAAATTATAATAAACGAGACAGGGATAAGGACCTGGGCGTTCGTGTTTCGATGAGTGAGACAAAGGGTTTTGGTAATTCATCGTCAACTTCACAAAGTGAAAGAGACAGTGTGGGTATCGTAAGCGAAAATGTGGAGTCGTCTCAATCGCAAACAACAAACCGTAACATCAACCTGAGTGGAAATTTTCAAAACAAGGATAGTGATGAACGAAACCTGAAAAGTTTTTCTTTAAGGATCAACTCAGGGTATAGCGAAAATCAAAGTATACGTAACACGCTTACAGATTTTGATTCGTATGAAAACCCGGTACGAAATACATCACTAAACCGCCTTTATAATTCAAACTCAAACAACTGGAATGGCGGTGTGAATTTTACTTATAATGCATTGAAGCGTTTATTATTTGGTAGTAATAATCTTTGGAACATTAATGTAAGAGTTACCAATAACTTCCAGGTTAGTAAATCGGACGTTACTTATAATGTAAGTGATTTCGATTCTACAGGAAAGGTTTATGTCATCAACAATAAGATCACTAACCTTCATCATAATAATCGTATAAGTGAAGAGCCTGCTTTGAATTTATCGAAAGCATTTACTAAAAATCTATCGAACCGATACTTTCGTTCCATTACATTTTCAACAAATCTTGGCGGACAGCTCTTATGGGAAAAGGATCGTTCAAATTTCAGCAACCGTAACCTGAACAGGGACTTTGCGTTCTTTACGCCCAACTCAAATATTGCGTACTTCTATCAAAAAACAAATGGATACAACGTTAATTTTAACGTTAATTACTCGAAAAACTTCGCCATTCCCGGACTTGATCAATTGTATCCCATCATCGATAGCACAAACCGATACTATTTCAATTACGGGGGCGCATTTTTGAAACCTTCAGCTACTAATAGCGTTGGCTTTAATTTCAATTATAACAGGGGTAACAATAGAAATAAAAAAGCGGATATTAACTTCAACCTTAGTGGTAACATTGGAAGAGTGAAAAATGCGATCGTTGACAGCAGTAATATTTACAATGATGGTAGCCGGGACGTTTACCTTATTAATTTAGATGGCAGAAAAACCTGGAGCTTGTTTGGAAACGTTAATACATCGATCAAACTGAAAAAAAATGTATTGCAGTTCACTTACAGCGGATCCGTATTTAATAGCCAATCACCAAATTACATCGATAAGATATTTTCTGTTTCACGTACCCAAAATATCAACAATTCATTGCGTGTGTATTTTGCAGTAGCCGATATTATCAACTTCTCCTTATCGCAGGGAGTGAATATGAGTAACAGCAAACAAACAGGTGGCAAGTTGCAGTCGTTTAATAATAAAAACTATGTAACGTCTGCAAGTATGAATCTTCAATACCCGAAAGATCTTACACTAAGCAGTACATTTAACTATGTGCGGAATGAAGCGAGTAAACAAACATCAATGCTTTGGAATGCATTTATCAGTTACCGCTTGTTGAAGAGTAAACAAATCGAAGCCAAGTTTTCTGCAATGGACATCCTGCGGCAGAACAATAATATCTTTATCAATGCCGGCAGTAATGGCATCAATACAACCGTCACCAATGGACTGGAACAATTCTACATGCTGACGATCTCTTATTTTCCACGCAAGTTTGGCGTGGGCCAGGGTGGTGGAGGTCGTCGTGGGCCCGGTGGAGGAAATGGACCAGGTGTGAGAATGGGTGGAAGACAATAG